In a single window of the Saccharothrix australiensis genome:
- a CDS encoding amidohydrolase family protein, protein MSRRRDDGEPQEPSAARTGRRDFLKNSAVVTAAAAGAVTGIAGPADAHDDGQPPKDTGRRGRRYVIRGGAVMSMDHNVGDFERADVLVEGKRIVEVRPDIRAAGAGVIDARGRIVMPGFVDTHHHLFETAERAFLPNGLLRDDGTGSPSAQPNYSEHILEGFARVYRPQDVYINELFAGLSQLDAGVTTVLDVSQIHHSPEHTDAAIQALIDTGRRAAFGYFEGDGRIGARYPADAHRIRDTWFPSDDQLVTMVMGGELHLGREVYTRAWAIARELGLRIAAHSVGSWGMRPVVDAVARGDGGVEVGSDNLFIHMTGMSDETWQRFRDAGAHVSLAFPIEMTMRHGTPPILKMQELGMEPSLSSDVETTMTADPFTQMRTAMTMQRMIVNQLVLDQGTPVPPNNWPTPAPGTPDLLTVRDVLRYATVNGAKHLGLDGRTGILTPGKEADIVLLDATALNVAPLNNVPGAVVSLMDRTNVETVIVAGQVRKWRGRLLDADLNRLRRDLEASRDHLFKAMRLPQDLFA, encoded by the coding sequence ATGAGCAGGCGACGTGACGACGGCGAGCCGCAGGAGCCGTCGGCGGCTCGAACCGGGCGGCGTGACTTCCTGAAGAACTCCGCGGTGGTGACCGCAGCAGCGGCTGGTGCGGTCACGGGCATCGCCGGCCCGGCCGACGCGCACGACGACGGTCAACCCCCGAAGGACACCGGCCGCCGAGGACGCCGCTACGTCATCCGCGGCGGCGCGGTGATGTCCATGGACCACAACGTCGGCGACTTCGAGCGCGCCGACGTCCTGGTCGAGGGCAAGCGGATCGTCGAGGTCCGGCCCGACATCCGCGCCGCCGGCGCCGGCGTGATCGACGCGCGCGGGCGGATCGTCATGCCGGGTTTCGTCGACACCCACCACCACCTGTTCGAGACCGCGGAGCGGGCGTTCCTCCCCAACGGCCTGCTCCGCGACGACGGAACCGGGTCGCCGAGCGCGCAACCGAACTACAGCGAGCACATCCTCGAAGGGTTCGCACGGGTGTACCGGCCGCAGGACGTGTACATCAATGAGCTGTTCGCGGGGCTCTCGCAGCTTGACGCGGGTGTCACCACGGTGCTCGACGTGTCGCAGATCCACCACTCCCCCGAACACACCGATGCGGCGATCCAGGCTCTGATCGACACCGGGCGGCGTGCCGCCTTCGGCTATTTCGAAGGCGACGGCCGCATCGGAGCCCGGTACCCGGCGGACGCCCACCGCATCCGGGACACGTGGTTCCCCTCCGACGACCAGCTCGTGACCATGGTCATGGGCGGCGAACTCCACCTCGGCAGGGAGGTGTACACCAGGGCGTGGGCGATCGCCCGCGAGCTGGGTCTGAGGATCGCCGCGCACTCCGTCGGCTCGTGGGGGATGCGGCCCGTCGTCGACGCCGTCGCGCGGGGCGACGGCGGGGTCGAGGTGGGGTCGGACAACCTCTTCATCCACATGACCGGCATGTCCGACGAGACCTGGCAGCGGTTCCGGGACGCCGGCGCGCACGTCTCGCTGGCGTTCCCCATCGAGATGACCATGCGGCACGGCACCCCGCCCATCCTCAAGATGCAGGAACTGGGCATGGAGCCCTCCCTGAGCTCCGACGTCGAGACGACGATGACCGCGGACCCGTTCACGCAGATGCGCACCGCGATGACCATGCAGCGCATGATCGTCAACCAGCTCGTCCTGGACCAGGGAACCCCTGTGCCGCCCAATAACTGGCCGACGCCCGCCCCCGGCACGCCGGACCTCCTCACCGTCCGCGACGTGCTCCGCTACGCGACCGTCAACGGCGCCAAACACCTGGGACTCGACGGCAGGACCGGCATCCTCACACCGGGCAAGGAAGCCGACATCGTCCTCCTCGACGCCACCGCGCTCAACGTGGCCCCGCTCAACAACGTGCCCGGGGCGGTCGTGTCCCTGATGGACCGAACCAACGTCGAGACCGTGATCGTCGCCGGCCAGGTGCGCAAGTGGCGAGGACGGCTGCTCGACGCGGACCTGAACCGGCTGCGCCGGGACCTTGAAGCATCACGCGACCACCTGTTCAAGGCGATGAGGCTACCGCAGGACCTATTCGCCTGA
- a CDS encoding ATP-binding protein, which yields MDARQPIRNQFRGTVDTVVQAGVINGDVVVTGEPAVVPHELPTGPVHFVERDTELAALDELLAIRADGLPAIAVVTGTAGVGKTALALRWAHRHTAGFPGGQLFLDLHGFDRQPPLTSAEAAARLLRSLGVARPEEIPSATERAARLRTVLSDRRVLLVLDNARSAEQVLPLLPGPSPSAVMVTSRAALGGLRLHHDVPAVRLAPLDAAAGTRLLTALAGERVTGESELAGVVTTLCAGLPLVLRIVAERLVSRPGLSAAALVRQLGAERTRISSLSGHVDVRAIFSWSYRCLGPHAAAVFRTVGTAPRGTFALDAAAAASDLDLATADAALDELVQAHLLTEVSPGRFSAHDLLRAYATELAAAQPEERGAVARRIFEHYLHTAASADLVLTPHRTRVQLVGQPPLREPFADKDSAQAWLHAEEPNLIALCRFDNDALDVHRWQLAYVLRTHFYLTKQLDGWLDTHEQALQAAMRLRDLWAEAATRNNLGMVLTASGRWEEALTHYAEAGELFARLGDEYGRCKAVANTASVLRRQGRVSEALDLQKEALSYYRRAGVLSYVGITLRGMAGAYLQLGEAWQAVRCAQEAVDIATWLAYDLDIAQASTTLGAGYRIAGEPIKAEVALSQALAAAHRCGSRFEQARALRDLGELAAMAGRWKETATHWRKALALYRELGNPVAVAVANDLDRVQ from the coding sequence GTGGACGCCCGACAACCGATCCGGAACCAGTTCAGGGGCACCGTCGACACGGTCGTGCAGGCGGGGGTGATCAACGGGGACGTCGTCGTGACCGGCGAGCCGGCCGTGGTGCCGCACGAACTGCCCACTGGCCCCGTGCACTTCGTCGAACGCGACACCGAACTGGCCGCGTTGGACGAGCTGCTGGCCATTCGCGCCGACGGGCTGCCCGCGATCGCGGTCGTCACCGGCACGGCCGGAGTGGGCAAGACCGCGTTGGCACTCAGGTGGGCGCACCGGCACACCGCCGGGTTCCCCGGCGGGCAGCTCTTCCTCGACCTGCACGGCTTCGATCGACAACCGCCGCTCACCTCGGCGGAAGCGGCGGCGCGGTTGTTGCGGTCGTTGGGCGTGGCCAGGCCGGAGGAGATCCCGAGTGCCACCGAGCGAGCGGCGCGCCTGCGCACGGTGCTGAGCGACCGGCGGGTGCTCCTGGTGCTGGACAACGCCCGGTCCGCCGAGCAGGTCCTGCCCCTGTTGCCCGGTCCGAGCCCCAGCGCGGTGATGGTCACCAGCCGCGCGGCGCTCGGCGGGCTGCGCCTCCACCACGACGTTCCGGCGGTCCGCCTGGCACCACTGGACGCGGCGGCCGGAACGCGGCTGCTCACCGCGCTGGCGGGGGAGCGGGTCACCGGCGAATCGGAGCTTGCCGGCGTGGTGACCACGTTGTGCGCCGGCCTGCCGCTGGTACTGCGGATCGTCGCCGAACGGCTGGTGTCGCGTCCAGGGCTGTCGGCCGCCGCGCTCGTACGCCAGTTGGGTGCCGAGCGAACCCGCATCTCGTCGTTGAGCGGCCATGTGGATGTGCGGGCGATCTTCTCGTGGTCTTACCGGTGCCTCGGCCCCCATGCCGCCGCGGTGTTCCGAACGGTCGGCACGGCTCCTCGCGGCACCTTCGCCCTCGACGCGGCTGCCGCGGCCTCCGACCTCGACCTGGCCACCGCGGACGCGGCGTTGGACGAGTTGGTGCAAGCCCACCTGCTGACCGAGGTCTCGCCGGGGCGTTTTTCGGCTCACGACCTTCTCCGCGCGTACGCGACCGAGCTCGCCGCCGCTCAACCCGAGGAACGAGGGGCTGTCGCACGACGGATCTTCGAGCACTACCTCCACACAGCGGCAAGCGCCGACCTGGTGCTCACCCCCCATCGCACCCGTGTGCAGCTCGTCGGACAACCTCCGCTCCGTGAGCCGTTCGCGGACAAGGATTCCGCACAGGCGTGGCTGCACGCCGAAGAACCGAACCTGATCGCCTTGTGCAGGTTCGACAACGACGCCTTGGACGTCCACCGCTGGCAACTCGCCTACGTGCTGCGCACGCACTTCTACCTGACGAAGCAGTTGGATGGTTGGCTGGACACGCACGAGCAAGCCTTGCAGGCCGCTATGCGCCTGCGCGATCTTTGGGCAGAGGCCGCGACGCGCAACAACCTCGGCATGGTCCTGACCGCGAGCGGCCGATGGGAGGAGGCCCTGACGCATTACGCCGAAGCCGGCGAACTGTTCGCCCGGCTCGGTGACGAGTACGGGCGCTGCAAAGCCGTGGCCAACACCGCCTCCGTCCTGCGCCGCCAGGGCAGAGTCAGCGAAGCGCTCGACCTCCAGAAGGAGGCGTTGTCCTACTACCGGCGCGCGGGGGTGTTGAGCTACGTGGGCATCACTCTCCGGGGGATGGCCGGTGCGTACCTCCAACTGGGCGAAGCCTGGCAAGCGGTCCGCTGCGCTCAAGAGGCCGTGGACATCGCGACGTGGCTCGCATACGACTTGGACATCGCTCAAGCCAGTACGACGCTGGGCGCCGGCTATCGGATCGCGGGTGAACCGATCAAAGCCGAGGTCGCCCTGTCCCAAGCGCTGGCCGCCGCCCACCGGTGCGGCAGTCGGTTCGAGCAAGCACGAGCGCTGCGCGACCTGGGTGAGTTGGCCGCAATGGCCGGGCGCTGGAAGGAGACCGCGACCCATTGGCGAAAAGCTCTCGCGCTCTATCGGGAACTGGGAAATCCCGTGGCGGTCGCGGTTGCGAACGACCTCGATCGGGTGCAGTGA
- a CDS encoding MarR family winged helix-turn-helix transcriptional regulator, protein MVQQRLSERELRAWRTSFRMLELLRTRVEQQLQASSGLSNADYTVLALLSEAPDGRMRPYELGQAAGWEKSRMHHQLTRMGKRGLVTREQCGSRGVDAVITAKGLATLKKAVPGHAREVRRLFVDPLTAEELDRFARIAGTILDNLQADLPAGGA, encoded by the coding sequence ATGGTGCAGCAGCGACTGAGCGAACGCGAACTCCGCGCCTGGCGTACGTCCTTCCGGATGCTGGAGCTGCTGCGGACACGCGTCGAGCAGCAGCTCCAGGCCAGCAGCGGTCTGTCCAACGCCGACTACACCGTGCTCGCGTTGCTCTCCGAGGCGCCCGACGGCCGGATGCGCCCCTACGAGCTGGGGCAGGCAGCCGGTTGGGAGAAGAGCCGCATGCACCACCAGCTCACCAGGATGGGCAAGCGAGGTCTGGTCACCAGGGAGCAGTGCGGCTCGCGGGGCGTGGACGCCGTGATCACGGCGAAGGGCCTCGCCACGCTCAAGAAGGCCGTGCCCGGCCACGCGCGGGAGGTCCGGCGGCTGTTCGTCGACCCGCTCACGGCGGAAGAGCTGGACCGGTTCGCCCGCATCGCCGGCACGATCCTCGACAACCTCCAGGCGGACCTGCCGGCCGGCGGGGCCTGA